The Toxorhynchites rutilus septentrionalis strain SRP chromosome 1, ASM2978413v1, whole genome shotgun sequence genome contains the following window.
cgagaggtcggtcagaacagtgcgatcccagtacagcttgaaacggtcattttccaggacaggtgcaggcaggtaccggtagtttggtacgttgtcttccagtagagcacattggagcgccagttgtcgatgaacaatacgggccacgttgttgtggcgctcggtgtaggctgcgttggccaaaacgggacagcctcccataatgtgctctatgttttcacctggttgatggcacatccggcaaatgtcatcaacgtcttgatgccagacgtaccgcctgcagtttctcgtcggcattatcctgtcctggatggctatcatgtcggcttctactactgaagagagttcaccacgcgttagccacagattagatgcggccttgtcgacgtgtggccggtccagttgatgggggtgggcaccatgcactgccttctgcttccaagctgcaatcttctcctccactgtctgcagattgcagttgagttggtactccgcttgcgccaagtgcagagcgctgtatcctctgtcggcggcgcagacagcccggtatagcgcgttttggttggcgcgttctgcgaagtactcgcgcagttgtcgtacctgggcaacacacagtgcagatatgtcgactattccaagtcccccttctttgcgtggcagtgaaactctctccagtgccgattgaggatggtgcattccggcctctttgaatgctttcctcatcctcctctcaaggtcctctaggttagttttgctccatttgactacaccaaaactgaaggtcagtaggggaaccgcgaatgtgttgatcgcgcgtaccttgttccccgcgttgaggaaagtcctcaggacacagttcactcgactcaagaacttgtctcgcagctccgtcttgatgtcggagtggcgaatcccggtgagctgtcggaatccaagatatttataggattcgccacgaaccatgtctcttatgaactcgccgtcatagacctcgtaacctccggattcggtaagctgccctttcagcagatggacacagcggcacttgtcgaggccgaactccatgcagatgtccctgcttatgtcttcgacaacccggatagctacacctagacgctgacgtgaatcagcgtagaccttgagatcatccatgtagaaggtatgggtcacttcttcgtgggcgccgtcgccataccttattttatagccatgaccgtttctattgagcgtcctactgagggggttcagtgccagacaaaaccaaagcgggctgaaagagtcgccttggaatatccccctctttatctgcagcgttctagactgcaacacattttccccatcactgaggtgcagagacgtgctccactgcctcatcgcatgctgcaggaacctaacgacgacgggatcaatcttgtatagctccaatacccggacgagaaacgagtgaggtatggagtcataagccttcctgtaatcgatgtaggccatacttaggttccgctggttatataccgcctggccgactatggctgcgtcgatgatggcctggtctttgcagccatgcgtatttttcctgcatcctttctgctcttctgcgatgatatggtgttgttcgcagtgggcagaaactttggcggttatgatgctgcttaatatcttgtacagactcgataggcacgttatcggcctgtactttgatgggttcaatgtgttgctgtctttcgggaggaggaatgtgacgccacgggtggcgaattcagggaggttgtgtgggtcacgtagcaccttgttgaagcactcagctatcttttgatgtgcgacggtcagcttcttgtgccagaagttctgaacaccatcggggcccggtgctgcccagttcctcaggtaccgcgaggcttcgcggacatcgttctcttcgacgatgatagctggcatctctccaatttcaccacaactctcctcctcccgtcttaaccacatttgcccgtcgcgatgttgtactggggtctcccaaataccagcccagaagttcgtcacatcgctaatatctggcaaaccttcgcggtagtcgggcttctcgtcgctaatgtggtcgtagaacgctttttcgttatctctgaacatccgattttgttcctggcgctttgcagagtcagagtaacgtttcagccgtttagttaggacgctcaattgctgtaccagtgtgtcgagtttttccgtcagctggtgagctcccagctggcgaagttcagtaggccgcacgatcacagcaacttggcgacataatttcgccgatctgttgcctcttttgtacgccatcagtcttccaattgcggcgcgcttgtttaggatccgttgctccaatctccttcgccatggaggctcacgcctttcacggagatgttggagcagtccgcctcttggcctaatacggtatcctaaacttttggcggtcgccacagcagcacagtaaactttcagttgcagctcctccatgttctcagcatcaaccaagtgcagcggaagaacgtgctcgttcatgagctttactgcacttgtcagcctgcgggaatgctgcaacttcgggatcctggggcgcgacaatgggtctgtgtcgcggaactgtgagatcgcctcgtcgtagtggaagaccagatcgcgtagtagttgttgatctggctgtgggtcttccggctcagggggttgtagtactgtggcctccactggtgctgattcgcgtgccccactcgcgaatgaattgctcagccgtactgaacttcgtctcgacacatcgcttgctctgttgttcctggagcttatttctctctgcacctgctgcttgatctcgtcgatttgcgtttgggagagcatgttgttgcgtactatcgctctacgcctcgcgttcatcgcgttctgatcaagcctcccgacgaactctggatacgcttcctcgaacattgttagtattcgagggcgaccgctcatgtccgtctccaaagcagtgcagatgtaataggcgcggatcacgaattcattcatttcgtgtgtccacatgatccggcgcctagtggtacccacaagtgtggacgactgtcgtctggcagtcgcaacacgtctcgtaggcgcagcgtttcttgggtgatgtcgatggctgctgtttccgtgtggcggtagctcttcgggttgaacccggctggtggcccgctcttgcacatcgccctccagccgctggccgctcgctcttacgcccgttccaggaccagctccagttcggggaccctcctcgggtgatcgcattctaattaatcttcgtgatcgtagctccatgttattgggtgtatctcctttgcccgggagacagcgggatggcaaggcctccatgacccgggaggccttccccgggagagatatagcgctctgactcgctcgcaccccctcacttagccactttcgacacccgttctcggagccaagaccaggtgtgtgtttccagttcacgcccgatctaaaaatgtcgtcatatgatcttcgtggaggcgtgagataggaacatttgagaccaacaggcaggctcctaccctatgttgatccccatttgagaaccaaacacggttttttttttttttttttttttttttttttttttttttattaagaactgcttatatatatataatgattTCAGGAGCTCACCCGCCTTGCTTTTCCATCCGGCACCTCTGCATGTGATGGCTGCTTCCTGTCTGACTTAGTTGATTTCCTTCTATGTTGACGAGGGGGTAACACTTAGCGATGCTGTGGTGAAGTAACGCTACTGCTGCAGGTGGTACCAGTACGATTGCAAGTACCAACGGAATCACTGTATTGCGGGAACGCCTCTTTAAATGGGAATGCCTTGCTGACCGTTGAGGCTACCCAGTGGTGTGTTTTAGCGTCATGCCCTCGCGCACCTGTTTTGCTGCTTTCAATATCGATTCGCTGATTCTGTCATGCGTCTCATTTATCAGCACTCACAAATCACAAATCACTCTCTTtgttttttcaccagcaccagctaaaataatttttttgtctttttgtctcgCGCTGGGCCCCGACGGCTCGGTGGTTCTGATGTAAGGATAGGTTTGTTCAGTTAATGACTCTTTAAGGATTAGAGCACTTGCAGTTCAACGTAAACATCGatcgtgaatcaaacttctcaGCAGACAACGATGGCACAAACAAATGAGCTTCTCCAACCGACTCCGTGCAGGAATCATTTTCCTTCAACATGCTTTCCACTTTGCTGTATATGCTCGACAGCATGTCTTTATTGTTCAATCAATCCGGAACAAGCGATTCATTGTcggaattttcttcttctttcactaCAATCTTTGACCAACGTCTATCACTCACTTTATTCTTTCGAGAGAAATAAATTTGTAGATCACTGTTTGCACCTTAATTTGCTTAATTGGTTTCTGTTCAGTCGCACAACAACACTTTCCGGCTCACCCTTAGTACCGCACAGATCACACTagtcctgtcacggtcgccatgtcgcaggtcgcaggatcgccatgtggacacccagtagtttctttcggttatatgaaaagactttcacgtacgcgttcatactgagtccgcccaactgggtcagactcccttttattcaattcgtttatttcttacaactagctacaacctaaattctattattatgcgtggtcaggcgaattgtagtaaaacacataacacatgtgtccgaaaagatgtcaaccggaatcgaaagcataaataggaaacgtttgcgcatttgcgcaagcatgtgtttgtcattaaattcacgctagcgaagctagcgaagaagtgcaaaagtaaacaaaggaagttaatggtcagcgcgtcatattatgcaataaataaccatcggaaccttggcctgaatttacgacatggttcgcatgtttattttggttgcacagcgtgacgcacttgctagaattttgttgccataaggGCATGTGTATCGGGTTGTAGGTGGTCCAGTGATCCTGTTACAATGTGCTCTACTAGTAAAACCCTTTCATCATGCAtataaaaacccggtgtatcgctaaattgaaatgcttaaagcttctggtagacaaatatgctagaaaactttgatggcGTTTTTCTCAATTGCTGATTTTGTaacggcggccattttggatttacatttttcataagtaactgtgttctactagtcaagcccttttatttgattcccatattgatggggtttcaagaaaatgtgtagtccgacaaaatttacaaacatacaaattttcaggcggaataacgcattcctatttatataaataaaaaaggaaggccaaatgtgttgctaatcgcaaaatccgaagaaggaatggtcccttttgagccgtcttatttttgttgtatttgtcgtATTCTGCCCATAaatcaatgttatgatgagaaaaagtttagaaatttgttctaaagaattcatatcaaaacaataattttgagcgggacgaagttcgaagggtcagctagtacttaATAAAAGCTAAAACATTATGAAAATTGTACAACCGACTTTGACTTTGTGCGCAGATCAGGTTAGCGTTACATAACTCAAGAGGGAGGGTGGTTTGCCTTGCCTAGCTTATTGTTAATTAGGGAGGTGGAGGGGTTGCAGATGGTTCTAGATCCGCATTTTTCAGCgctacgtaatttgtgtaccatgCCTATGATGAATATGGATAGTTTACAGcattaattgattttcaggctcGGGTTTCGGTACTGTTTCACGCAACCCGCATCTATAAAGGCTTCCAGACAACGGTGCACATCGGAAGCATCCGGCAAACGGCTGTGATTGAGGGAATCATGGGAGGGACGGAGGCAGGAATCAGTACCAATCAGACTGCATCGGTACTGTTCCGATTAGTGCGCCATCCCGAGTATATTCGTCCCGGAATGAGGATACTGTTCCGCGAGGGTACCAGCAAAGGTATTGGAAAAGTAACACAAGTATTTCCGCTCaatggaaaaacaaattaaCTTTGATGAATGTTAAAAGTGAACGTACAACAGGATAAGATCCATGATCGCTGAATTACTACCTGTATTCATGgtaacagaaacaaaaaaaaagtttgaactgTGATTTCAAAACGATTAGCAAGTGATATAAATGATCCTTACGATCGTTTAACTATTTAGTTTCGTCTTCTCTAAGATTGTGACAGAAGCACATTTTTTCTCGCAAATGTTCAGTACTataaaaaaagaacaaactaaACAGTTATTCTACTTAACGCTCTAGATGTGTGTTCTCACAATGTCGAATAAATTCAATACCACAATACCACAACGTTTTTATTCACAATTTTCTTGATTGCGGCTATGCACTTATTTCCTCACTGTCATCGGGAGCGGCCACCTTCAGCTGATCAGGCACCGGGGAGGTAAATCGAAACAGCACTGGCATTTGTGCCAGATATGGATTTCCGTGTTTCTGAAGTAACCGCACCCACGACAGCAAGGAATCCTTGGTTGATGAACCCGTACAGCATATTGCGAAAATTGTTCCATCGTCCTGCTCGTGAACGGATCGTTTGAATCCGACTTTGTTCTTGCTAGATTCCATCCTATGACTTATTCCAATCCCAAGGAATGGTATCCGTATATTGCGAACGTCTGAAATTGAAAACCCATAATTACTCTCCCACAAAATGCGCAATCCCTAAAAGTTACTACCGTCAAAATCGCGTTCGTCCTCCGGCGGTGGCGGATTAGACTCGCTTTTCAGCAGAAAATAATTAATCGATCGATTCCTCAGCCATATCACAAACGGACCCTCGATAAACACTGGTTTCAGCTTGTGGCGTGCAAGCAATCCCGTCTGCTCCGAACTCTGGCCGCTTACAATCCACGTTTGATCGACTGCATCGGGAACGTCTTTCGTGTCGAACAGAGTTATCTCCGACAGCAAATCTACCGTACACATCCGCTCCACGGCCATCCTTGCCAGTTCAAGAGAGTCATTCGGGACGGGGTTCGGCAGAGGCCACGGTGACAAGTTTTTAAACTTTGGCATCCAATACATCATACGCCAATACTTGCGAACAGGGTGACCCTTCTTACCGAACACATTTATCAGCATTGATTCCATCTCGTAATCCGGTATGACCCCATTATCCTCCATCTGTTCCAGCAGATCGATAATGACCTGCTGCTGGCGCGGATAATGCATAAATTCGGCCTGGAAGATGTTCGTCGGTATGAACTTACCCTTCGGCATCACATTGATCAGGGCTTTATACACTTCCAAATCTCTCTGCACCCCAAATTCTTCCATATGTTTTAACGCCGCGTAGATAAACTCGACGTGATTTCTCCGGTGGACGCTCCGATCCT
Protein-coding sequences here:
- the LOC129763127 gene encoding evolutionarily conserved signaling intermediate in Toll pathway, mitochondrial, with translation MMLIRQRIGTVYLLSRTSFRACTSNSNGDDAGKGPKTGSSDTKLVVRTQFFEHVSQKDKKTYIEMVRVFEDRSVHRRNHVEFIYAALKHMEEFGVQRDLEVYKALINVMPKGKFIPTNIFQAEFMHYPRQQQVIIDLLEQMEDNGVIPDYEMESMLINVFGKKGHPVRKYWRMMYWMPKFKNLSPWPLPNPVPNDSLELARMAVERMCTVDLLSEITLFDTKDVPDAVDQTWIVSGQSSEQTGLLARHKLKPVFIEGPFVIWLRNRSINYFLLKSESNPPPPEDERDFDDVRNIRIPFLGIGISHRMESSKNKVGFKRSVHEQDDGTIFAICCTGSSTKDSLLSWVRLLQKHGNPYLAQMPVLFRFTSPVPDQLKVAAPDDSEEISA